The genomic DNA atttttattgaaaaaaaaacctcactgATGATAGGCTAACTGGCCTATAGGTGTTGTAGTCCCTAAGATGgacagatacagttcatcctgagGATTCACTGTTCCACGTGTATGTGTACCATTAAAACATGGTTTATAAAACCAtgacaattattattataatgattatatattattattttatattatataaatgtggtagggggtgcctgctctgtctctccttcagtTAAAGGGTTCTTGGCTTAAAGAACGTTGAAGACTCTTGGCTTAATCCATAAATCTGcttgtttctctgttttctaTTAGCAACCCAGTTGACCTGAGCAACCCTGCAATAGTGAGCACCACTCCGAAgtttcaggaacagtttcttaACTCCAGCACTATCCCTCATGAGGTGGTGCTGCATCCATGTTTGAAACAGCTACCCCAAATCTTCTTCAGGGCCATGCGGGGCATCAGCTGCTTAGTGGATGCCTTCTTAGGtaagaatgaaaatgaaaagctcAGAGTGATTGGcacctttttttcaaaagtgcAACAAAACATGTTAACTTTACTGCTCATTTTCCAATGCatgatgttttatttctttttttgatttttgaaattGAGTTGTTCCTACCTCCTAGGCAGCTACCTGCTTCAGTAGGGTAACCTGTTACATTCAACAGGCTTTTGTTAAAGGATTAGACTGCAAAGATTTTCAAAGCCTCTCCTGCAGTACATGCAAAAGAGATGTTACTttgacaacaaaataaaatcagacaTAGTGTTATTGTGATCTCAAGCAATTGTACAGTTGATGCACGTACATTTTCCTACTGTAATGAAATCAAAGGATACCGATGGGTGACTGGAGGGTAggaaaaatacattcaaaaatctaaaagaattgtttttataaaagtGTACACAGAAGTGTAAATTATAGTAATTAGGAAACTTAGTAAGTTAGTAGTGAAAATTGTAATATGCTCTGAAAGGCATTTAAACTATTAACAGCAATTCCAAGCATTTATTTCTTGTAACAGTTTTACTCCTTTCCAGTTGATATTCTGGGCAGAACTCCTGAGTAAAATCAAGACGGAGGATGTCAGTCAGTAGTCCCTGTTGAAACATTGGAATAAAAATATGTCGGTGTGATTTTTCTCTTTACACCGTAGGTGTCTCTGTTGAAAAGAGAGATGTACGGGAGAAGGTGGTCTCTTTTTGTCAAGTGCGGCCCTCTCATGGTACAGACATTAGCTGATGCATCATAAAATGAGATGGGCATATGATGGAGTCTATTTATTGGTGGTGATGGTATTAACAACTGGGCTTAGTCTTGCCGTAGCAAAATGATTGTTCTAGGCATTCCGATTAACCTACAAGATCTTCAACAAGGGGTCTGTTGCGGGTACCAAAGTAAATCAAGAAGGATAGATGACTATTGCTGATTCATCTCTAACCATTGTCTTGCATGTCTATGGATGAAAATTGTCCATGATCAATCACAGACTGTGAAGCCACTtaattttcttctctctctctcgctctctctcgctctcgctctctctcataacattagaaactggaaaaaggcttcaaatgattatatttaaccaaaacaagttctgtCCACTGGAAAAGTGGAGGAATGAAAATGTGTGTCTTGTTTGCTAATCAAAAATCTTTTTACTCCCTTGCTATGGGTGGAAGAACACTAAATTTAGTCCCAGCTCATTTTACCTTTCTGCCAACAGGTATTTCACGTCCCAGAGCTGACAGTGCCCCGCCCACCCCAGTCAACAGAATGAGCATGTCTCCACCCCCCTCCATCACCAACACCACCCCCCCTCACAGCCGCAAGCAACGGCATACAGTGGTcaccaaaacaacaagcaagAGTTCAACTGTAAGTTCAAGTGttacattaacataaaaatatagtAAGTGCAGAGTTGGAAAAAATTAtggtctgttttattttaattttgttatcCTATAACATTGTTTGAAGACAATCTATAAACAGAGCAGGGCTGATTATAAAGCTACACTCGCCGAGACTTTTACAGAAGAATACACTACACTTGTCAAGGTCAGTGTGTGGATCACCTTTCctgccatttgttttttactattTAAGTGAAGAAATCTCAACAAATCTTCTTTTTACCTGACCTTTGCTGTGTGTGATCTGTTAGTTAATTAGAGCCGTGGTTTTGCAATCTGAATTTAACATGATCATGCATGGTTTTGTGTCATCCCGGCTTGATTACGGCAACTCCGTTTTCCCCTGTCTCAACAAGTCGTCCCAGGACCGTTTACAACTGGTCTAGAACTCGGCTGCAAGGCTGTTGAGCAGGTCCAGCAGGATGTCACACATCACTCCTGTTTTCTCCTTGTTACGTTGGCTTCCAATCAAGTTCAGGATCCAGTTTAAAGTTCTTGTTCTTACATAAAAAGCATTGCATGGTCAGGCACCTGTTTATATATCTGACCTGCTCCATCCATCTATTACGGTCACTCAAGTCTTAAAACCAGGGATTACTGGTGGTCCCACGCACTTGTATGAAAACTAAAGCTGACCGTTTCTTTCAAGTGGTCGCTCTGACTCTGTGGAGCGCCCTTTCTATTGACTTATGTTAcgcttttaaaaagcagctgaagacacaCTTGTTTCAACTCGCTTTTGTCTCATATTTGTAATTTCGGGATTTTAGTCTTTTAATCTTTTACCTTTATTGgtattatattttgtgtttgcttgtttattttctgttttggatCCTACtctattaaaaagaaaaatgtttattgtgtgaagcactttgtgaatCTGTAAAAGGTGCTTTATCAAATAAATTATTAGTTACACTAGTCATGTTGTCAACAGCCTAATCAGATATCTTCCTATATCCCTTCCCACCCTGCAGAGCAGTGGTATTCAACCAACCAAAGCAtcccagcagcaacagcagcagcaacaaactTCATCCTCCCCGACCCTGCTTTCCAGCCCCAACCAGAGCAGTTGGGAGACTCGGCCCTTGCCGGCCCCAGCGCGGCCAAAGGTCAACAGCATCCTCAATCTATTCGGCCAGTGGCTGTTCGACGCTGCACTGGTCCATTGTAAGCTCCACAGCGGCCTCAGCCGAGACCCCAGCATGACCGGTAAGAAGTGGGGCGATGGTTAATAGAATTTTCTTTTATGCATGGGCAGGTAGGTGTTTTGTTGCTGTTCATAAGTACGTGTTTTTTGTggagttatgttttttttggtgttatttttttactgtatgtcGTTGGGatatcctttttgttttttcacctttttctctAAAACTTCTTTGTGCCCTTCTGTGTGTGGGGGGCTTGGTTAGAAGTGGCCTGGTATGAGATTTCCATCGGATTCTAATCCATTTACATCTACCAACTATATAAACCTAGCTAAAACTGCATATAGACTATAATCATATGTTAAGGACTTCATACAGCCATTTTATTGATAAAATCATCGCCAGAGGGGTCAATGACAGCacataaaaatactttaaaaatttggctggtcattggctctccatttgttttctcttttgggtGTAGTGTTCTGCACGTGTCTACCATGTCTGATTAATGTTAAGAGTTGTTATGGGTCAAAAGTCATGTATTGaggagaacaaaaaaacacacacacaattcatgCCTGATATGAATTGATCCCAACATATTGGATCTGCTTTGATTTTGTGTCTCTCCACTATTTCTGTTATCTTGCAGCCTCTTTTATCCAAATTCTCCTTTCTTATAAATCTTGTAAGTAGGAACAGCAGCTTTTTTTCCTCACTTAATTTGCGTTTCTTGACAAGTCTTCCTGCTTTTTAGTTAAGTTCCTCATGATCATCGCCATTATCGTCATTTTCTGTTCCCACTGCTTGTCATATATAAAAGTTCACCAGCGTTCTCTCAGCGTTTCTCCAAAGGTGATGGAATGGGTTTCACCAACTGACCACTTGTCTCAACCATAACGTTGCCAGTTTGTGACAACGCAACCCTGTTTTAAGTTCCCATTGTTCTTTTCCCTTGGGTCACACTAATCcttattatttagtttatttatttaccccCCTCAAGTTAAgcttttatgttgttgttttttatcattTCCCTTTGTATTGTCAGTTCACTTGAGTTTTGATTTTACTGGTTTGGTGCCTCAGTGCATGAAGTGAATGTTCTCTACTTTGATTGACAGTCATATAATTGCAACAGTGAGGGAGCTGACATAGGGATTTTGCCTTGTGATCTTGCAGCTGAAACATTTTATTACTAGCACACTACACTTGGTCATACTTTGTACCAGTGATAGGTAGAACCTCTGTGGCAAAATCTTTGTGTCTCAGTTCCCTTTGTGCTTTTAAATGTGAGCGTGTGTTTGCAGTCATTGaagtctttgttttctcttgttgtgattatgttgtgATCTTGTAGCGATTAAATATCTgctttgattcttttttttaactttctttttttttactgttttcttttattttagtgTGCATATAGTAGCTGCATTTCGATGTTTGCTTGTTATTCAGTCATGCATGTATACTACTGACCAAATTACAACTCAGGGTCCTTTCATTCTCTGTCTTTTTGCACTCTCTACAGCAATAGCCACTCAAGTAGGTCTGGAGCTAAGGAGGAAGGGATCCCAAATGTCCACTGACTCCATGGTGTCCAACCCCATGTTTGACGCCAACGAGTTCCCAGAGAGTTACGAGGCAGGACGAGCTGAGGCCTGCGGGACTCTCTGCCGCATCTACTGTAGCAAGAAAACTGGAGAAGATATTTTGCCTGTATACCTGTCCAGGTAACTTAGTCAAGagttttatattttatcatgacaattttttttatgaaagcaaCAACCTAACTGTGGACATGGTTTTAGTCTCAttgaatattttgttttgttttgtttttgtaactttttttaaactataattATCCTTTCTCTTCCTGGTAGGTTCTACATGGTCCTGATTCAGGGTCTCCAGATCTCTGATTTTATCTGCAGACCAGTTCTGGCTTCTATCATTCTCAACTCGTCCTCTCTCTTCTGTACTGACCTAAAGGGAATCAATGTGGTGGTGCCCTACTTCATAGCTGCCCTGGAGACTATTGTACCAGACAGGTTAGACTGGTTTGGGATTGGTTACCATTTAATTAACAGCTTGTGTTTACTGGATAACATTGTCCGATCATATGATTTTAGTGAGATTTATCTTTATAGGTTTTAAGAATATATCTTGAAGTACATACACGAGATGCGTTTTTCTTTAACAGGGAGCTGTCCAAATTCAAGATGTATGTTAATCCTACCGATCTGAGGAGAGCCTCTATAAACATCCTGCTTGCCATGCTGTCATTGCCACATCATTTTGGCAACATCAAATCAGAGGTAACAGCTTtggtatcttttttttttttttatctaccaCTTAAGTGCAGCATTTAGTATGTTTTTGGGTTTGCAGTGTGTGAAATGAATCATATATTGTCATTGCAGCTTATGTGAAATCCTTGTCGAAACATTTCAGTAGTACAGTTCCGTACCATAAAGCCACATGTAGGTAAAAACCCATTCGCTGGGTTCTTTACCATGTTGCTGTTGTGCTTTAGGTTCTATTGGAAGGAAAGTTCAATGAGGAGGATGGGTGGCCTCATGACCAGCCTGTGTCTTTCCTGTCCCTGAGGCTACGTCTTGTCAATGTCCTCATAGGAGCACTTCAGACTGAGActgacaccaccaacacacagctCATCCTGGGTATCTACTGGCTTCTTCATTTCTTAATGATCTGATTAGTTAAACCATGTTTTGACTGTGTTGGAGTCTATTATTCTATGTATTGTTTAATTATTGAACACCCTCCTCTCTCAGGTGCAATGCTAAATATTGTTCAAGACTCGGCACTGTTGGAGTCCATAGGTGCACAGACTGAAACAGTAAGACTCAGATCACTGCTGTTATCTAATGATGAACCATTAACATTTTATAATGCTAGAAGCAGAGTGATGCACTAGACATCAATATTGCTTTGTTTCTGTGGTTGTAGGGGAGTGTTGATGGGAGCCACATGACTGTGAGAAGTCAAAGTCACAGCCGTACTAACAGTGGCATTAGTTTCACCAGTGGGGGAAGCACGGAGGCCACCAGCCCAGACTCTGAGCGTCCTGCCCAGGCCCTGCTTCGAGACTACGGTAAGACACACAGCTTCTCCGTATAAACTAATATCCTTGTGCTCGCTGAAATAACACAGTGGTGCCAGCTTTGGTCAGATTGTGCATAACATGCTGGAactttatttcctgtgataagtACCTTCTTTCTGAACAATGCAAAACTAATTGAATTTAACACGTTTGTTCTTTATAGCTAACGTGGTTAAAGTGGTATTCAGAGTTAAGAAGCGTTGGGTAAAATGTCTTTGTAGGTGAAACCAAGTTATTTGCTGTGATGCTGTGGCACTGTTATGTATGAAGTGCCTGCTGACTTCATAATTCTCTCTGATTGATTGGTTGCCTAATCAAAGTCCTTTCAAAgactttgtcttttctttactTGGGCTGAGCGATGTTTAGAAACAATAGCCActctcatttcatttttccCTCAAGTTTATATCTACTTTCACTAAACACTGGGCTGCTTATCGGCAACTTTGTCTAACAGGAAATGGGAGTGTGGGTTCCTGTGGGACAGGACGGTGACATTGTGTTGTGAGGCTCAGTACTGGACAGTAAAAACAAGACTTCAGAGTGGGTAGAGGTCTGGAGACAGCTGTTATATACGCTACCCTACTTTGACTGCTTTGTTTCTGGCAGAGGTTGCAAACCCATTCTACCACCACACCAAATTCCATTCTCAAATTAACACTTTGGagcttcttttctttaaagtttCTTTAATATGTAAAGGAACAGAAAGAATATTTATCAGTTACTTCAAAATCCACATGCACCGTTCTTCATATTCTATGGTCTACCTCAGCTAAAAACCCAGAATCCCTCAGTATGTTAGCATCTCACTACTGAGCTTTTTAATTAGTTCAGTCTAGTTTGATTAAATCAtacataacattttattttcgtTCAAAATCAAAACTCTATCGCTCAGCCCTATTTATTCAGCAATTTATTTACTCTCTATATTTTAGTCTATCTGAATTTCTCTAAACATTGTGTGCTGTACTTCTTTTAAACTCAGTTCTAATGCATGTTTTTAATACCATATAATTAATAACTCTGTATCCAGAACGTTTTATCCTGTTGTCCTGCATACCTTAGCTGTTTTGCCTGAATCATGCTTTGCTCTATTCTTTGCGGTGTTTGGTATTTTGGGGTGTTATATGGTCTAGCTCTTCCAGATACGGCGGCAGGCCTGCTGGTGCGCAGCATTCACCTGGTCACTCAGAGACTCAACTCCCAGTGGAGGCAAGACATGAGCATTTCACTGGCTGCCTTGGAGCTGCTGGCTGGGCTCGCCAAGGTAAAGGTACAATGTCCAAACATCAAAGAGACTCAGTGTAACAATCTACAATCATTACCAGCTGGCCAGGCCATGGTGAGACTGTTGTATGTCTTTCACTCATACCTCAACCAGCAGAAGCCTTTGCATTGCTCTATAACAACAACAGCAAGAACAACTCTATCACTTTACCACAGCTGTTTTGACCAATGTTTACAGAAAAACCTCTATTCAAGTTAACTGGTGCACCTGCTATGAGATGTTTCAGTTTCTAAATAAGGTTACATTAGTTAAATAGACAGTAATTGgctataaaatgtaaatatctgACACTTTGAGAGTGCTGAGGAGCAGAGAAAGAAGAGGCAAAGGTAACAGAGGTTTCATAGAGATTATTGAAATGACATACTGCTGGTTCTGtaactttaaaactttttagTAATATTTTGCAAATAGTCAAGTGTGTCTTAATTGAGTAAAACAACCAATCACTTATGCACCCAAGCCTACAGAAAAAGTGCACAAAATTGTTTTGTAATCTAGCTcatgtaatacatttttctgtatttgttgtatATGTCTTAACCAGGTAAAGGTGGGAGTGGACTCTTCAGACCGTAAACGTGCTGTCAGCTCTATATGTGGGTACATCGTGTACCAGTGTAGCCGTCCTGCTCCTCTTCAGTCCCGAGACCTCCACTCCATGATTGTAGCTGCCTTCcagtttctctgtgtgtggctCACAGAACACCCTGACATGCTGGATGAGAAGGTAAGTTTAAAGACTGAACTAAGATTTCCTTCAGATATTTTGTTTGGTCATAGAGGAATAGAATTATATTGTAAAATTCACCTTCTACCAAGAACGTGTAGAAAACTGCATAACTTCGCCATTTCTCTTAGATACAATATTTACTCTGAATTTTATTGGCAATTGTGTTTAAGTCTTAGCCTCATTTAtgtgaaagagaaatatgcACTCTTGCTCTGAGATTCAATCCCCaacctctttttcttttggatCAGGATTGTTTGGTAGAGGTGTTGGAGATTGTAGAGCTGGGAATCTCTGGCAGCAAGTCCCGACAGGAACAGGAAGTCCGACACAAAGGGGAGAAGGAGCACAACCCAGCTTCAATGAGGGTTAAGGACGCTGCTGAGGCAACTTTGTCCTGGTGAGGTTCCAAAAACGTTTCTTCAGTATGGACCTGAAACTACAGTTTGGTGATATAGTTTGGTGACAGCAGTTTATGACAACGACACAGAAGAGAACAGTGCTTATGGAAAGTATTCACAGCGCTTCACTTTTTCCCACATTCTGTTAATTAACAGCCTTATTCCAAAAtggattacatttatttttccctCAAAATTCTACACATGATACCCCATAATGacaattaaaataaagtttgtttgagatttttgcaaatttaataaaaattcaaaaacaaagaaatcacAGCCTTAGCAATCAAGCTCAAAATTGAGTTTAGGTACATTCCGTTTCCACTGATCATCCTATTGGAGACCACCTGTGGTAAATACAGTTGATTGGACATGATTTGGAAAGGCACAGGTCCCACAGTTAACCGTGCTTGTCAGATCACTAAACAAGCAGAAGTTGAAGGAACTGTCTGTAGACTCAAGGCACAGATCTGAGGGAGCGTATAGaaacatttctgctgctttaaaggtcccaatGATCACAGTGGTTTCCATCATCCGTAAATGGAAGAAGTTTAAAACCACCAGAACTCTTACTAGAGCTGGTTGTCCCTCTAAACTAAGTGATCGAGGGAAGAAGGGCTTTAGTTAGAGAAGTGACCAATAACCCGATGGTCACTCATGACAGAGCTCCAGGGTTCCTCTGTGGAGAGAGGGGAATCTTCCAGAAGGACGACCATCGTTGCTGAACTCCACCAATCAGGCCTGTATGGTAGATTGTCCAGACGGAAGCCACTTAGTAAAAGGCACATTGCGGCTTCAGGACAACTCTGTAAATGTCCTAAAGTGTCCCAGCCAGAGCCCAGACTTGAATCCCCTTGAACATCTCTGCAAGGATCTGAAAATAGCTGTGCACCAACGCTCCCCATACAACCTGATGGAGCTCGAGAGGTTCTGTAAAGAGGAATGGTGAAACTGGACAAAGATAGGTCTGCCAAGCTTGTGGCTTCAAATTCCAAAAGACTTGAGGCAGTAATTTCTGTCAAAGGTGCCACAACAAAGTATTGAGCAAAAGCTGTGAATActtttattatactttttattatATGTTTTCGTTCTTTATTTCTAATGAAtttgcaaacatttaaaaaaaaaaatgtcatgttgtCATTATGGGGTATTTTGTGTAGaattgaggaaaaaaatgaattcaatCAATTTTGCAATAAGGCTGTAACATTCTAAATTACTCAAACATCAGTCTGTCTGTTACCAGAGAGCAGCCACTTCTAGACATGGTTATTTCTggatattttcacaaaaaagaaaaagttacaacAAAGTTGACTAATCAAAGTcaacaataaaatgttattagCCATGCATTTGAATATCACCTTTACAATATTGTTGACTCCAGAAGGAATtttgtaatttggttaaaatgcACAGTATGTCTTAGTCATTATACTAAGTTATGTaattgttcttcttcttttttttttttttttttttacttctgatGAAATGAACCAGTTTCCCCAGATTTTCTGCTGAACCTCCACACAGCATTAATACAACTATTAGGCAGTAAAACGGCCTTGTCCGTATTGACCTTGTTTGCTGTTTCCCAGTATCATGCAGGTGTTGGGGGCCTTCCCTTCTCCCAGCGGGCCTGCCTCCACCTGCAGCCTGCTGAATGAAGACACCCTGATTCGGTTTGCCAGACTCGGTGCCACAGGAGCCAGCAACTTCCGCTACTTTGTCCTGGACAACTCAGTCATCCTCGCCATGCTGGAGCAACCTCTCGGCAATGAGCAGAGTCAGTAGCTCATCATCTGTCCTCTGACCTAATACCAGTTTATTGAGATATTAACAATGATTAAGATGTTACTaagttcattttaaatgtacaaGTAGTACCTGTATCACCCGCCTTGTACCAAGCACCGtgaaagtaaattaaattaCCTGCAGGCCACCCTGTTTCTCCATAAATGAGAGCATCTCTGTCCTCACAGACCCTAGTCCATCAGTGACCGTCTTGATACGCGGGACGGCTGGCAGACATGCCTGGACCATGCAGCTTTTCCACCAGCCCAGAGGAGCTTGGGCCAATCAGAGGGTAAGATCACACTAGTTTACTGCATCATAAAAGACAACAATGCCAAAACAGTAGCACTTCAGAAATGTTGTTAAAATGGCATGCTAGAGTCTTGCTTTTGTATAATCTCCCGATCTTTTTAGTTTATAATGGAACTATGCTCCATATCTGTCTACTTTTCTCCCTTTACAGCAGGTGTTTGTTCCAGAGGGCCGTCCAACACCCAACAATGGGGTGGGTATCAAGTACAACGTCAAGCAGAGGCCCTTCCCTGAAGAGGTGGATAAGATACCTCTTGTCAAAGCTGATGTCAGTATTCCTGACTTGGATGACATTGTCAGTAAAGAGGTGAGATTGACATCCTGTTGAACCCTACCACCATATGACTCATTACAAATGAAATGATTTTACCTTGGGCACAAGCCAAAACAAGATGGTTGTTGTCATGGCTAAAATACAGCCACGCAATAACTAAATTTACTCATATTTGCTATTATACAAATTCAGGTGTGTTGTATGGGCTGGCAGGAGGATTCGAGAGCCACAAATGCACTGATGAGTAATTTCCCCAACGTGAGTTGTTGAATAGATGAAATTCCACTTGGGTGTCTCTTGGAAAAAAGGGTTAAATCCTCTGGTTTGTTGGAAAACACAAGGATCTTAGATGATGTGCGGTTTCTCAATCCAATGCAATACCCTTCAAATAATATGTAGCATTCAAACCATAACCACAATCGGAAAAATGGCCGCTGAACAGAATCAACACCACTCTGACACGATGTTAAGAAAGTGAACattatagctttaaaaaaaattgaacttGTTGAAGAGCTGTTGTACTGGATTGTATTAGATTGTACAGGTTTTGCTAATACAATGGTTTCTCCAGTTAAGTGTTTTAAAGCACTGGTGCACACTACTGACTCTTTTCACATCAACTTCGGAAGTTGACATCTCAGTATTTGGACTGTGGGATGTGGTCGTTGTGGGTTAAGGCTGAATTCATGCAGTTGAGTGCCATTCATTAGCCAACCCTCTTAAAATTGCCCTATTCCCTTCTTCTTTTCAGCTGGAACTTCAGCATGACAAGCTTCGTATTCTGATGACCAAGCAGATAGAGTATGAGAACGCCTTGGAGCGGCACAGTGAGGAGCTCTGGAAGTCCAAGCTTTACCCTGATCCACGGACCGACTGCAAACCCCCTCCACCCGCGCAGGAGTTCCAGACAGCACGCCTCTTCCTCTCCCACTTTGGCTTTCTGTCTCTGGAGGCGCTCAAGGTTGGTATCATTTGTCTGATCGTGACCGATGAGAAAGTCTCTTGGATTAAAGTTGCGAAAATCATTTTCTGCCAAATTCAGATATTAAATAAGTCCTTTAGCTACTTATACCTAACTTTAATTGGTACTTTTGCGATGTGATTCAATTTAAAGATAATTTGTATGATGTATAACATTTTGTAGcctgttttcaaaatgtatatttgtcaCAAGAGGTTGTATGCTGTAACGTTTGAGGGAATTTAATCATTGCGTGGGCGCCTAGAGCCAAATAATGCATCCACCTCCAAGTGTCTAAGCAACTTCACGACGTCATCAAaaagtcaatgttttgattGAGAAACCTCTGTAGAGACACCTAGCTGCAAAAAAAATTACGTATTGTACATTAAGGTCTGGGGAATGAATGATGCAAAAAAGTTATATTGATAATTATGATGTAATGTGTAAAGTATTAATGAGATATTAATATTGTTAATATagaatgtgtgtatatttgtttattattgaCAGGAGCCCAACAACAGCCGTCTACCTCCTCATCTGATTGGCCTGGAGTCATCCTTGCCAGGGTTTTTTGATGACATAAGCTACCTGGACCTGCTTCCCTGCCGACCATTTgacactgtctttattttctatgTGAGGGCTGGACAGAAAAGCAGCCCTGAGGTAAGGGAACTTGCAACAGATTTTGTAAAACAGTATACCGTTTAACGATTGACACGTTTGGCTTGTATTTTAAATGGAATAAAATGGCTTGAATTTAACATACAGATCTTGACCTTAAGATGTGTAGAATAATCTTTAAATAAGAATGGATGTGTGCTTGGGGTGATTAGATCCTGAGGAATGTGGAGTCATCGTCCAGTGTCCAGCCCCACTTCTTGGAGTTCCTGATGTCCTTGGGCTGGCCTGTGGACGTGGGACGCCACCCAGGGTGGACAGGACACCTGGATACCAGCTGGACCCTCAACTCGTGCTCCGACAGCAATGATATACAACAAACAGGTAAGCTACGAAGCTAACTACTGCATNNNNNNNNNNAAAGATTTTGGAGGAATGCAGATCATTGCATCTGTTATTTATCTATACGTTGGATATTGTTTCTcctatttttttcaatgtagaGGACGCAGCTACTCCGGAGGACACAGGAGGTTCAGTGTTCAACGGGGAGAAGAAAGTTTTATACTATGCTGATGCTCTAACAGAGATTGCCTTTGTTGTTCCATCTTTAACAGAAAATTCTGGTTAGTCATCACTACTTTAAATATGGGTTGatagatattatatatgatGAAAACCCAATCGGGGATTCAGGGGTGACAGAGTTGCCATTTGTTCTTTGTTGTTTCCCAGAGGAGTCATCAGTGCACAGTGACTCCACAGTGGAGGCTGACGCTAACACAGACGTCATGCCTGGTTTACACAAACAACCCAATCTCACACTGGAGCTGTTCCCCAACCATTCTGAAAACTTGGAATCTGCCAAAAAGGTAAATTTGGCTTATGTTGGTGCACTGATTAGGATTTATAAGTGTTTTATATAGCGTTTGCTTAAACTCGCTGTGGATTGTGTTATTTCTGCAGCTAAGTCCTTTGGTAAAGACGAAGAGATCATCAACTGGAAAGTCTTTCCCAGCATTGGGTCCTGAGACAAAGGTGTTTGTGGTCTGGGTGGAGCGCTTTGACGATATCGGTAGGCACATCATGTCATGTAATTTGAGAAAGATAGATTCTATTCCGTTTATTTTTGTAGCATGTTC from Etheostoma spectabile isolate EspeVRDwgs_2016 chromosome 7, UIUC_Espe_1.0, whole genome shotgun sequence includes the following:
- the ralgapb gene encoding ral GTPase-activating protein subunit beta isoform X3; translation: MYSEWRSLQLVVQSDQGHLSVLHTYPTSVGTEVANAVVKPLGTAVSPVATENILKTDKEVKWTMEVLCYGLTLPLEGDTVKLCVDVYTDWMMALVSPRDSMPQPVVKEPNMYVQTILKHLYNVFVPRPDHHSLNHIRLCQQVLTAVQKLARESVSMVRETWEVLLLFLLRINDTLLAAPTVGVGVAEKLAEKLMAVLFEVWLLACARCFPTPPYWKTAREMLANWRHHPPVVEQWSRVACALTSRLLRFTHGPSFPPFKVPDEDASLIPLEMDNDCVAQTWYRFLHMLSNPVDLSNPAIVSTTPKFQEQFLNSSTIPHEVVLHPCLKQLPQIFFRAMRGISCLVDAFLGVSVEKRDVREKVVSFCQVRPSHGISRPRADSAPPTPVNRMSMSPPPSITNTTPPHSRKQRHTVVTKTTSKSSTSSGIQPTKASQQQQQQQQTSSSPTLLSSPNQSSWETRPLPAPARPKVNSILNLFGQWLFDAALVHCKLHSGLSRDPSMTAIATQVGLELRRKGSQMSTDSMVSNPMFDANEFPESYEAGRAEACGTLCRIYCSKKTGEDILPVYLSRFYMVLIQGLQISDFICRPVLASIILNSSSLFCTDLKGINVVVPYFIAALETIVPDRELSKFKMYVNPTDLRRASINILLAMLSLPHHFGNIKSEVLLEGKFNEEDGWPHDQPVSFLSLRLRLVNVLIGALQTETDTTNTQLILGAMLNIVQDSALLESIGAQTETGSVDGSHMTVRSQSHSRTNSGISFTSGGSTEATSPDSERPAQALLRDYALPDTAAGLLVRSIHLVTQRLNSQWRQDMSISLAALELLAGLAKVKVGVDSSDRKRAVSSICGYIVYQCSRPAPLQSRDLHSMIVAAFQFLCVWLTEHPDMLDEKDCLVEVLEIVELGISGSKSRQEQEVRHKGEKEHNPASMRVKDAAEATLSCIMQVLGAFPSPSGPASTCSLLNEDTLIRFARLGATGASNFRYFVLDNSVILAMLEQPLGNEQNPSPSVTVLIRGTAGRHAWTMQLFHQPRGAWANQRQVFVPEGRPTPNNGVGIKYNVKQRPFPEEVDKIPLVKADVSIPDLDDIVSKEVCCMGWQEDSRATNALMSNFPNLELQHDKLRILMTKQIEYENALERHSEELWKSKLYPDPRTDCKPPPPAQEFQTARLFLSHFGFLSLEALKEPNNSRLPPHLIGLESSLPGFFDDISYLDLLPCRPFDTVFIFYVRAGQKSSPEILRNVESSSSVQPHFLEFLMSLGWPVDVGRHPGWTGHLDTSWTLNSCSDSNDIQQTEDAATPEDTGGSVFNGEKKVLYYADALTEIAFVVPSLTENSEESSVHSDSTVEADANTDVMPGLHKQPNLTLELFPNHSENLESAKKLSPLVKTKRSSTGKSFPALGPETKVFVVWVERFDDIENFPLSDLLAETSTGLEASMSNSTSCRSGLLEKDVPLIFIHPLKTGLFRIRLHGAVGKFGMVNPLVDGMVVSRRALGFLVRQTVINVCRRKRLESDLYNPPHVRRKQKITEIVQRYRNKQLEPEFYTSLFHEVGEGKLHL